In Planococcus citri chromosome 4, ihPlaCitr1.1, whole genome shotgun sequence, the genomic window acttgcCAAGTATTCTTCCATTGTCCATTGTACGTTTTGCATTAGTCATTTTTTCCCTGTTGTTTGTCGAAAATATACGATAGTCGAATGGCTAGCGATAATCGCCGATTATTAATTACAAATGAAATATACTAGAAAGTTGATCCTCGGGATTATCGTGCTTCGGATTGTAATTAATAATGATATGTGTTTGTGTGTTTACAGTTTGTACCACCAATGACTATCATATACGATACAGCGCGTAAAAAAGAGCCTCCTCCTGCTACGCAGACCGAGCGCGAATTATgtcttaaatatttcgaaaaatggagCGAGCAAGATCAAATTGAATTCGTTGAGAACTTACTAGCGCGGATGTGTCATTATCAGCACGGTCACATAAATACCTTCCTTAAACCAATGCTGCAGAGAGATTTTATATCCTTATTACCGAGTAAGTCGAGTGTACGTTATGAAAACCTACGTACTGTGTGACAATACGTATATCAACTTGTTAACTCTTTCGACGTTTGTTCGCAGAAAAAGGATTAGATCACGTAGCCGAAAATATACTATCGTATTTAGACTCCGAATCGTTAAATCAAGCAGAGCTTGTATGCAAAGAATGGCGTCGAGTTATATCCGAAGGTATGCTGTGGAAGAAATTAATAGAAAGAAAAGTCAAAACCGATATGTTATGGAGAGGTTTAGCTGAACGAAGAGGCTGGTTAGTATGCTTTCTAGGCCTAAGCCAATAcaatgattttttcgtttttgttaccgaaaatgttaatttaattttatcgttttaCAGGATACGGTTTCTATTTAAACCTAAACCAGGACAACAGCATCTCGAACACTTTTCATATAGAGCATTATTTcctaaaatattaaaagataTCGAAGTAAGTACGAGAAGACTAATACGgagtgaagaaattgaaataggtGTGTTGCTAAACTGCGTATGTGTTTTTGTTACAGACGATAGAAGAAAACTGGGCAAATGGTAAATTTCTATTACAAAGGATAAATTGTagatctgaaaattcaaaaggcGTATATTGCCTACAGTACGACGATAATAAAATAGTTTCCGGTCTCAGAGATAATACTATTAAAATATGGGATAGGAACAATTTAATGTGTACCAAAGTGAGAAGCTGGTTAAATTAATCGAATAAGAAGTACATCTCGAAGTGGCGATCGTCTCGCAGACATTTTAACTaaaaattgcattatttttttctctctaaggTGTTAACTGGCCACACCGGTTCAGTGCTGTGTTTGCAGTACGATGATAACGTGATAATTAGCGGTTCCAGCGATAGCACAGTTAGAGTATGGGGTGTAAAGTCTGGTGAGATGATTAACACGATAATTCATCATTGCGAAGCAGTTTTACATTTACGTTTTTCAAACGATATGATGGTTACCTGTTCTAAGGTTGGTTACTCTAGCTTTGTAGATGTCTACTGTATAATATTGATACGATATGACGCTaatttcggtcatttttttggctcgTATTACAGGATAGATCGATAGCTGTATGGGACATGGCGTCTCCGACTGAAATAATACTTCGTAGAGTATTGTTAGGCCATAGAGCAGCCGTCAACGTTGTAGATTTCGATGATAAATATATCGTATCGGCGTCCGGCGATAGAACTATCAAAGTGTGGAATACGACGTCGTGCGAATTCATTCGCACGTTGAACGGCCACAGGCGCGGAATCGCTTGTCTGCAGTACAAAGATCGTTTGATCGTTAGCGGCAGCTCCGATAATTCTATTCGTTTATGGGATATCGAATATGGTATTTGTTTACGAGTCTTGGAAGGACACGAAGAATTAGTCAGATGTATTAGGTTCGATAAGAAACGTATCGTTAGTGGAGCTTACGACGGGTAAGTTCGATTTTCTGTAATAGTGAAGTGGAATGTAGTCAAAATGGTCCGTTGTTACGTCAGGCAAGTCtcgtttcatatttttgaaatgacgaATGTGATTGTGGTATGTGTAAGATGAATTGGCTGGGATGGGTTTGTGATTTTTCCACCGGAGGTTAGTGAGAAGTCTTGATACCTCGTGTAACTG contains:
- the slmb gene encoding beta-TrCP isoform X4, yielding MTIIYDTARKKEPPPATQTERELCLKYFEKWSEQDQIEFVENLLARMCHYQHGHINTFLKPMLQRDFISLLPKKGLDHVAENILSYLDSESLNQAELVCKEWRRVISEGMLWKKLIERKVKTDMLWRGLAERRGWIRFLFKPKPGQQHLEHFSYRALFPKILKDIETIEENWANGKFLLQRINCRSENSKGVYCLQYDDNKIVSGLRDNTIKIWDRNNLMCTKVLTGHTGSVLCLQYDDNVIISGSSDSTVRVWGVKSGEMINTIIHHCEAVLHLRFSNDMMVTCSKDRSIAVWDMASPTEIILRRVLLGHRAAVNVVDFDDKYIVSASGDRTIKVWNTTSCEFIRTLNGHRRGIACLQYKDRLIVSGSSDNSIRLWDIEYGICLRVLEGHEELVRCIRFDKKRIVSGAYDGKIKVWNLTAALDPRTPASSLCLRTLVAHSQEHTGRVFRLQFDDFQIVSSSHDDTILIWDFLNYNSSADEPNNHPPQHNPNNFPPLQIHPIHANHANHVNANANADFAANQNHNNAESEDEA
- the slmb gene encoding beta-TrCP isoform X2 — its product is MFDCNPVVNMETDKIVEDGLTNTQFVPPMTIIYDTARKKEPPPATQTERELCLKYFEKWSEQDQIEFVENLLARMCHYQHGHINTFLKPMLQRDFISLLPKKGLDHVAENILSYLDSESLNQAELVCKEWRRVISEGMLWKKLIERKVKTDMLWRGLAERRGWIRFLFKPKPGQQHLEHFSYRALFPKILKDIETIEENWANGKFLLQRINCRSENSKGVYCLQYDDNKIVSGLRDNTIKIWDRNNLMCTKVLTGHTGSVLCLQYDDNVIISGSSDSTVRVWGVKSGEMINTIIHHCEAVLHLRFSNDMMVTCSKDRSIAVWDMASPTEIILRRVLLGHRAAVNVVDFDDKYIVSASGDRTIKVWNTTSCEFIRTLNGHRRGIACLQYKDRLIVSGSSDNSIRLWDIEYGICLRVLEGHEELVRCIRFDKKRIVSGAYDGKIKVWNLTAALDPRTPASSLCLRTLVAHSQEHTGRVFRLQFDDFQIVSSSHDDTILIWDFLNYNSSADEPNNHPPQHNPNNFPPLQIHPIHANHANHVNANANADFAANQNHNNAESEDEA
- the slmb gene encoding beta-TrCP isoform X3; the encoded protein is MTMFDCNPVVNMETDKIVEDGLTNTQFVPPMTIIYDTARKKEPPPATQTERELCLKYFEKWSEQDQIEFVENLLARMCHYQHGHINTFLKPMLQRDFISLLPKKGLDHVAENILSYLDSESLNQAELVCKEWRRVISEGMLWKKLIERKVKTDMLWRGLAERRGWIRFLFKPKPGQQHLEHFSYRALFPKILKDIETIEENWANGKFLLQRINCRSENSKGVYCLQYDDNKIVSGLRDNTIKIWDRNNLMCTKVLTGHTGSVLCLQYDDNVIISGSSDSTVRVWGVKSGEMINTIIHHCEAVLHLRFSNDMMVTCSKDRSIAVWDMASPTEIILRRVLLGHRAAVNVVDFDDKYIVSASGDRTIKVWNTTSCEFIRTLNGHRRGIACLQYKDRLIVSGSSDNSIRLWDIEYGICLRVLEGHEELVRCIRFDKKRIVSGAYDGKIKVWNLTAALDPRTPASSLCLRTLVEHTGRVFRLQFDDFQIVSSSHDDTILIWDFLNYNSSADEPNNHPPQHNPNNFPPLQIHPIHANHANHVNANANADFAANQNHNNAESEDEA
- the slmb gene encoding beta-TrCP isoform X1, which codes for MTMFDCNPVVNMETDKIVEDGLTNTQFVPPMTIIYDTARKKEPPPATQTERELCLKYFEKWSEQDQIEFVENLLARMCHYQHGHINTFLKPMLQRDFISLLPKKGLDHVAENILSYLDSESLNQAELVCKEWRRVISEGMLWKKLIERKVKTDMLWRGLAERRGWIRFLFKPKPGQQHLEHFSYRALFPKILKDIETIEENWANGKFLLQRINCRSENSKGVYCLQYDDNKIVSGLRDNTIKIWDRNNLMCTKVLTGHTGSVLCLQYDDNVIISGSSDSTVRVWGVKSGEMINTIIHHCEAVLHLRFSNDMMVTCSKDRSIAVWDMASPTEIILRRVLLGHRAAVNVVDFDDKYIVSASGDRTIKVWNTTSCEFIRTLNGHRRGIACLQYKDRLIVSGSSDNSIRLWDIEYGICLRVLEGHEELVRCIRFDKKRIVSGAYDGKIKVWNLTAALDPRTPASSLCLRTLVAHSQEHTGRVFRLQFDDFQIVSSSHDDTILIWDFLNYNSSADEPNNHPPQHNPNNFPPLQIHPIHANHANHVNANANADFAANQNHNNAESEDEA